Below is a window of Virgibacillus sp. NKC19-3 DNA.
GGCAAGGCTGCTGATTAACAGAATCCACAAAAAAAGCACCGACTTTTTCCGTTTCCCAACCGTTTTTACTTTTCTCTTTTTTTCTTTCTTTGGCTTGATTTGTTTCTCTTTTTTACTAAAAGGTAATTTCATGTTTCTATCCCTCCACTAGTTTTTGATACGCCCTGCACCAATTAAATGTTCTTGCCAGTACGACGATGTCAAATTCGCATAACCAATCGGATCACCAGCCTGATACATCTGATTATCGCCAACGAATATACCAACGTGCGTCACATAATTTGCGGTATTATAAGTCGAATGAAAGAACACTAAATCACCAGGCTCTGCTTCGGATAATGGTATAGATTCTGTAGCGTCATATTGCTCTTGGGCGGTTCGGGGCAGTTCAATTCCCGCTTTTTGATAGACCCATCGGGTTAAACCGCTACAATCAAATGAGGTATTCGGATTATCACCGCCAAAAACGTAGGGGAATCCCTCGTACTTCAATGCTTCTTCCATCACCGCTTGAAATGTTTCGTCTCCGAAAGAAGGAGCTTCGCTGGAATCCGTCAGGTAAGGCTGCAATAAATCCACATAAAACATATTGCCAAACTGATAACGATAGCCCCCGTTTTTCTCGATGGCAATTGGATTAGAGTACGTCACTCTTTTTCCGTTCGCTTGCTCTCTCGCAAAACTTTCCGCTAATTCAAAGCTATAGGCATTTCCTTTATCGGCGACATAATCAATAAAACCGCCTCCATAGTTATAGGCTTGGAGAACGGTTTCGGTATCTACTCCTTTTTCCTCGGCTGCTTGGAATAACTCCGCAAGATATTTTGTGCCTTGTTCAATAGATTTTTCTGTACCTATCGAATTGGGAGATAAACCTAATGATTCGCTGCTCTGCATAACGTCCGTAGCATTTCCGCCACTTTCCACCTCCATAATCGCAAGTAAGATAGGAACATGTTCGCTAATATCATATTCCTGTGCATATTTCTCTACGGTTGGCTGATGAGCTAATACAGCTTCTGATAGTCCCGTATTGTTTAGGTTACTAGAAGAACTCATATCCATAGATGTATCAAAGTCGCCATCTTCATCCGATATAAAAATGGCGACAAAAGTGAGTAAACCTAGAAATAGTAAAAAGCCAACCCCTCCGACAATCAACGTAATTTTCGCTTTTAAAAACATCATCAGCGTTTCCTCCTAACTGCTTGGCGTTGACGGGCAGGCTTTTGTCGTTTCTTTGTCTGTTTTCGTGGAAGGGAAGGACGTTGGATAATCCGTTTTTCTTTGGACTGTAAGGTTTGTTTAGGCAGCTGATTAGAACTTGTTTTAGGGTGTAGTTTTTTCCTAGTGTTGGAAGCTGTATCAGGTTGTTTTGATTTTCTCTTTTGCTGGCTGTTGAATGCTTGAGGTCTTTCTTTTTGTACAGGTACTTGCTGTTTTGGCTGGTTGTTAGGAAGCATGTTGTCTTTCGGCTTGATTTGCTGTTTCTCTTTCGTCATCGGGGAGACAGACTTCTTTTGTACGATCTGTTTCTTGGAGTTATCCTGTTTCTTTGGCTGCTCTAATGCCTGTCGCCTTTCTGCAATAGTTTTTCGGTGTTTGCTTGTACGTTCCACATTTTCACGTTGCCGATTTTCTTTGGTTTGGGATATTCCTTGCTTAAAATTCTTTCCTGATTGTTTGATATTTTTCTTTCCTTGTGCGACAGCGTACTTTGCGGTTGTTGGTAAATCTTTGACTTGTTGTTTTCGGTGTTGAATGTTGGATCGTACACGATTTTTGGTGTCTAATACCTTTCCAGTCGATTGTCCGAGTTTCTGGCTAAACGATTTTTTCTCTCCATTGTTTGATTCCTTTGAATTCCGCCTGTTAGATGTTAACCTCTGTAACGGTCGTAGGGGAGAGAAGGATTGTTTTGCTTTTCCTGATGAACTCATCATTTTTCCGACTGCGGCCCCAGCGGTTGCTCCTGTTAAAGAACGTCCAATGGTACGCTGTAATCGGCGAGTGCTGCGGTGAGCAATTTGTCTAGGGCGACGCATAACACTCCGTCCCACTTGTTGACTGTCATTACTCTGTAAGTTGAACATACTCATAATGTCTCCGAGCTTTAGATAAATGCCTGCAAAGGTGACGATTTGCAGAAAGGCTATTAAGAAAAATGGATAGGTGCTGGTTAAGTTGTACAGCATGGAGGAAATACTGAAAGCAACGGTCATGACAAGCGTAATGCCAGCTCGTAACATGATGACGTTAAATAACTTCATAATGGCTTGTTTTGCCATATTTTCAAAGCTCGGAATCATGGACAATAAGAAGCTGATAGGCAGGAAAATCGCAAATACGATAAATAGTAATTGCGAGAAAATCATCATCCCAGATAACAGAAACACAAATATGGAAATCCCAATGTTAAAGAGGAATAAGAAAAAGACCATCCCTAGTCTGGTGGTGGTCTTGGTAATCGTTAAATTCTTATTATCTTGATCTTCAATTTCTGCTTTCACCACGTTTTCACGTGTTTTCCCATTTCGAGCGTCTGGACTGGTGGAAACCAATGTGTCTACCCGTTCTTCGCCAATGGCTTCTTTATCCGAGTTATCAAATTGCAATAACAGCCATGGCTGCTCAATCTGTATCGAAAAAAGATTGTTGCGTATCATATCGACACTATCTCCGCCTTGATTATCAGAGCTGGGCATAAGGATCTTACTTCCCAAATCAAGAGCTGCTTCGCTCACATCCGCCGAAAAATCATTAATCTTCGTGATGTAGGTTGGAGCGTAAGCAATAAAAGACGCTGATAAAATAAAGACGACTAAAAAGTTCATCACAGCCCGCATAGCTTTGGTGGTTTCTTGCTTTAATAAACCTGTATAGGCGACATAGATTCCAATGATTAAAATAAAGAGAAGCAAGAATCCGACATAAAAACCATCTTGACCAAATCCCTGTGACGTAATGCCAGCTAGGGTTTGCATGTTTTTTCCGATAGCGTCCGCTGTTTCTGAAATGAAGTCGAGAGAATAAGCCTGCTGCACCAAATAACCAGTAGCATTGGATAAATAGAGATTGATAATCCAAATAAAATTAGTAATCGTGTATAGCCCATACATGACCTGTTTTCCGATTCCATCATCCCAATTCCAAGGCAGCCAATCCCATCCCGAATCCACATAAAAATCTAACTGGTAATGATCGAGTGGATAAAGCGAATAAAGATTATCTTCGGAAACCGTATCATCGACCAAGCCAGCAGCTTGTGTAACTGTAAGCAGGGAAATAAACAATAAAAAAATGACCGCACTTAGAAGTACCGCCACCATAACGATCTTTTTCAATTTTCGTTTATCCATGTCATCACTGCCTTTCTGCGACAGGTGGGCGAGTGTCGAAAGCTTCAAATAAATCTTCAAAGACAGGGTGAACCTGAATAATTCCCACACGCCCGTATAAATCCTGCATGAGACATTGTCCGTTTTCTAGTTCTCGTAACCGTCTTTGATTCTCTTCATCTTCTGAATCGACACCAAAGAATTGCAGCGTTTTCTTAATTTCTGTCATATCTCTGGAACGGAAGGCAAACTTCACTCCAATATTATTTTTGAGCTTTTCATCGGTTAAATCGCTCGAATTTTGGGTAACAAAGTACACCCCAGCATTCATAGCACGCCCAGCCCGTACTAACTTATTAGAGAGTGTTTTTCCTTGTGCTATTTGCAGAAAAGCCCATGCCTCATCCAAGTCTACAATCTTAAAAATACTTCGATCTGAATGAATAAAATCTAAGGCAAACGTGGAAATAATAATCATCATGGCAACACTTAAAAGCTCTATTGTCGTGTATTCTTCAAAACTGGTTTCTGCGTCAGGTAAGACTAAATCTGCCACTTGTATAATATTGAGCTGTTTCTCTAAACTAATCGAGTTTTGAACTGTTCCATCTGAAAAGAGCAAATGAGCGAAATCATAATCGGTAAAACTTTCGATATGGTCAGCAATCGTGGCAGCAATTGGATTCGGATCACTTCTCAACTCCTGTATGACTAGAAGTAAGCCCCGTTCTTTCTGTTGTCCAACCGCACGAATTGCTTTGCGTAAAACAGGAAACTTGTCACCATCCCGACTAGATATACCTGTTAAAAAGGTGAGAATATCAATGGCTAGGCTCTCTGAATCCTTTTTGTTTTTCATAATAACGTAAGGGTCAAGTAATCCCTTGTTATCTTCCTCGCTTGTAAGATTAACAATATTAATTTCTTCGGCAATATCAGGCAAGGTTTCTTTCCAATTTCCTCGTTCTGATTTGGGGTCAACGATAAGTGTTTGACCACCATATAGCACCGCATAATAAACCAACAGATTATTAGAAAAGGATTTACCACCACCAAGCGAACCTAAGAAGGCAGAAGCTAACGCATTCGTGACAGAACCTTGTACCCCTTGACTGGCAAGGCTAGGATTGAGATAGACATTACGTCCTGTATCTAAATTGTAGCCAAAATAAATACCTTCCGTTTCGCCTAACATTTGTGTGGCACCAAACCCAAGTCCTGCAAGAAAATCAGAAGTTACATACTGGATATAATCGTTCATGTACCTTTTACTGGAAGGAATAAATTCACCATGAAGTCCTAACATATCGCCAAATGGGCGAACGAGTTTGACGTTTAAATCATCGTAAAAATCTTTGACCTCATTACATCGCTGTTTTAATTCATCTAAGTTGGAAGCAGAAACTCGAATGACATAGCTTAATTTATACATAGATTCCTTGCTTTGGTCGAGTACATCCTCTAATTCACTGACTTGTTCTAAGGCTTCTAATACATTGCTGCCTGTCTCATTATCGGATTCTGCCGCATGATTGTCTAAGTCTTGCAGCTCTTTCTTTTTATTTCTGACTGTTGATAGAGCCTTTTTATTGGTGACGATTTCTACTTGCATAGAGGTATCAATCGGAAAATCAAATTGTTGTTGCTGGTAATAGAAGATTTCATCACTAGGAAATTCCAAATCACCGACAATCGAATTAATCGTAAAGTAGGCAGCATATGTCGTTTGTTCTTCTTGATCCAATTTAATATAACGTTGACTTTCGGTAATTAAACAGCGAGTAGGTTTAATCAAATCAAATTGTTTCACATAGCTTTCTTTTTCGCCTTTTTCATAAGCAAGTTCATAGTTATAATCCTCAAAGGCAATACCTGTTTGTCCATGTAGATGTTCGATTAAATACCCCATGTCGTCTTTGGTGAGTGGGCGTACCTTAAAACGTTTAGCAATTTTATTTTGTAACAACGATTCCATTTTTAAAAAGCGTTCGATTTCAGCATGGGGCATGGAAACAAAATCACCCATGACATGATGATTCACGTCACGTATAAAACTGGATAGAGAGGATGTCACCGATTTTCCCATCGACTTGATACTGACTTCTTCTTCATTCAATAGTAGTTTAAAACCGATGAAGAAACGATAATCCACTTGATGTTCGCCCAGCATAGAGGTAAGTGCTTCTGTCTGATCGTCAATCCGTTCATAAGCGACTTCTTGCAGCCTGCCTGTCACTTGTTTTTTACTTCGTTCTTGTACAGTGCGAATACTGCTTTCCGTACTGATTTGTAAGGCATGTATTTTCCCGTCTTGATTTTGTGCAATCAGTTGCCGAAAGTGGTCATGCACCTGTATTTTTTCATCCTCTGAAAGAAAAGAATAGTTATAGGGCAACAGCTATACTGATAGGTAATCCTTTGAGGTTATCTCCAGATTTTCCCCCAGTTCACACCGTACGTGAGACTTTCACCTCATACGGCGTTCCAACAACAGTTATCTTTATAGGGTTATCTCTAAATTTTCTGCGAGTAGTCTTAAAGAATTAACTTTTCTCATACCGTTTTTATCAAGGGTAAGCTCGTTTAAATATTTATTGATTGTCTTTGATTGAGTAGCGTGAACCAATTTATGAACATTGGTTTGAAGCCAAACCAGATTGGAATATTCATCTGTCCCTCCTAAATGTATGGGTTGCTTGTGATGACATTCCATATTTCCTATCATCAAAGGGTTATTTGTGACAAAACATTTGCCTCTTTGACCAGCGATAAGGGAGATAGAGTTGTCTTTATACTCAACTGATTTATTATAGGATTTTTGTTTTAATAGATAATAGATTAAATGCCTATAACCGTTCAATTTGTCGTGAATGAGTAATCTTCCACGTTTGGTATAATTATTTATCTCCTGAGAAAATCTAGGCGGGGATAAATACTTACAGCCAAAAATAGGAAACAGGGCAATTCCTTTTATCCCTTTTGCTAGTGTATTGTAACTTCCATAGAGCTTCATATAGGTTTTTGATTTCTTTGGTATGATTGTTAATTGTGATTTAAGTCTGCATTCAAGGCTCTTATTGACAGAGTAATAAATTTCTTTGAAATCCTTATTGCACAGCGTGGCAGTTCTATAATAATTGTGCATGCCTAGTATCATGGCATTAAGCCGATTGGCTTCTTTTTCACTTGGATTTCGTTGAATAGATTTAACCTGCTCTTTGAGCGTTTTCTTCATTGTTTGTTTTGCTTTATCTGAGATATTACTTCTTGTGACGTATTTATTGCGTTTCTTTTTAACGTATAATTTGAAACCGAGAAACTCAGTCTTTCCTTTTCTCACATTGGTTATTTTAGATTTTTCAGGACTAATTTCTAGTCCTAATCTTTCTTGTAACCATTGCTTAGTGGCAATAAATATCTTTTGAGCTGTTTGATAATCTCTACAAAATAATTTAAAATCGTCCGCATATCGGACAAAGAAAAATTCTTTTAGATTTGTCGTTTTTAAAGCTCTTGATTTATTTTCCACGTTGCTATATTGGTGTCTTGGTTTAAAAGTTTCCCACTGATTGCTTAACCACCAATCTAATTCATTCAATACTACATTAGAAAGTAAGGGACTGATAATTCCCCCTTGCGGAGTTCCTTTTTCGGGAATACCTAATCCTTGTATTTCAGATTTTAGAATTTTCCTGATGATACTCAACAAGTTTTTATCTCTAATTCCAATCTGCCATAATTGCTTTGATAATTTCCCATGGTGGACATTGTCAAAGAATCCTTTAATGTCAATATCTACAACATAATGCAGTTGATTTTTCCACATAAGATAATTTACTCTAGCTATGGCATGACTAGTTGCTCTGTTAGGGCGAAAACCATAACTATGATTATGGAATTTGGCTTCACATATCGGTTCTAAAACTTGTTTGATACATTGCTGAATAATTCTATCGTCCATACAAGGGATACCAAGGGGTCTTGTTTTTCCATTTGGCTTTGGAATTTCGACTCTTCTTACGCTTTTTGGGAAATAGTTGGAAAGTTTATTTTGAAAATAGTATATAAACTTTTCTTGTCCCCAATTTTTGTAATAGGTAATATCTCGTCCGTCTGTTCCTTGCGTAGTTGATCCCTTATTAGTTTTGATGGTTCGGTAAGCTAGTAATATGTTTTTCTCAGAAGTAATTATTCGCATTAAATCACGAAAATAGTACTCATTACTGGCTTTTTCATGTAATTCATCAAATACGTCTTGTAAGTGGTAATACTCATTATTTCGCAAAATTTGTTTCTTCTTTAAGTTCCTACTGACAGTCAAGTCAA
It encodes the following:
- a CDS encoding bifunctional lytic transglycosylase/C40 family peptidase, whose translation is MMFLKAKITLIVGGVGFLLFLGLLTFVAIFISDEDGDFDTSMDMSSSSNLNNTGLSEAVLAHQPTVEKYAQEYDISEHVPILLAIMEVESGGNATDVMQSSESLGLSPNSIGTEKSIEQGTKYLAELFQAAEEKGVDTETVLQAYNYGGGFIDYVADKGNAYSFELAESFAREQANGKRVTYSNPIAIEKNGGYRYQFGNMFYVDLLQPYLTDSSEAPSFGDETFQAVMEEALKYEGFPYVFGGDNPNTSFDCSGLTRWVYQKAGIELPRTAQEQYDATESIPLSEAEPGDLVFFHSTYNTANYVTHVGIFVGDNQMYQAGDPIGYANLTSSYWQEHLIGAGRIKN
- a CDS encoding CD3337/EF1877 family mobilome membrane protein yields the protein MDKRKLKKIVMVAVLLSAVIFLLFISLLTVTQAAGLVDDTVSEDNLYSLYPLDHYQLDFYVDSGWDWLPWNWDDGIGKQVMYGLYTITNFIWIINLYLSNATGYLVQQAYSLDFISETADAIGKNMQTLAGITSQGFGQDGFYVGFLLLFILIIGIYVAYTGLLKQETTKAMRAVMNFLVVFILSASFIAYAPTYITKINDFSADVSEAALDLGSKILMPSSDNQGGDSVDMIRNNLFSIQIEQPWLLLQFDNSDKEAIGEERVDTLVSTSPDARNGKTRENVVKAEIEDQDNKNLTITKTTTRLGMVFFLFLFNIGISIFVFLLSGMMIFSQLLFIVFAIFLPISFLLSMIPSFENMAKQAIMKLFNVIMLRAGITLVMTVAFSISSMLYNLTSTYPFFLIAFLQIVTFAGIYLKLGDIMSMFNLQSNDSQQVGRSVMRRPRQIAHRSTRRLQRTIGRSLTGATAGAAVGKMMSSSGKAKQSFSPLRPLQRLTSNRRNSKESNNGEKKSFSQKLGQSTGKVLDTKNRVRSNIQHRKQQVKDLPTTAKYAVAQGKKNIKQSGKNFKQGISQTKENRQRENVERTSKHRKTIAERRQALEQPKKQDNSKKQIVQKKSVSPMTKEKQQIKPKDNMLPNNQPKQQVPVQKERPQAFNSQQKRKSKQPDTASNTRKKLHPKTSSNQLPKQTLQSKEKRIIQRPSLPRKQTKKRQKPARQRQAVRRKR
- the ltrA gene encoding group II intron reverse transcriptase/maturase; amino-acid sequence: MRNNEYYHLQDVFDELHEKASNEYYFRDLMRIITSEKNILLAYRTIKTNKGSTTQGTDGRDITYYKNWGQEKFIYYFQNKLSNYFPKSVRRVEIPKPNGKTRPLGIPCMDDRIIQQCIKQVLEPICEAKFHNHSYGFRPNRATSHAIARVNYLMWKNQLHYVVDIDIKGFFDNVHHGKLSKQLWQIGIRDKNLLSIIRKILKSEIQGLGIPEKGTPQGGIISPLLSNVVLNELDWWLSNQWETFKPRHQYSNVENKSRALKTTNLKEFFFVRYADDFKLFCRDYQTAQKIFIATKQWLQERLGLEISPEKSKITNVRKGKTEFLGFKLYVKKKRNKYVTRSNISDKAKQTMKKTLKEQVKSIQRNPSEKEANRLNAMILGMHNYYRTATLCNKDFKEIYYSVNKSLECRLKSQLTIIPKKSKTYMKLYGSYNTLAKGIKGIALFPIFGCKYLSPPRFSQEINNYTKRGRLLIHDKLNGYRHLIYYLLKQKSYNKSVEYKDNSISLIAGQRGKCFVTNNPLMIGNMECHHKQPIHLGGTDEYSNLVWLQTNVHKLVHATQSKTINKYLNELTLDKNGMRKVNSLRLLAENLEITL